The following proteins are encoded in a genomic region of Cygnus olor isolate bCygOlo1 chromosome 11, bCygOlo1.pri.v2, whole genome shotgun sequence:
- the MTHFS gene encoding 5-formyltetrahydrofolate cyclo-ligase isoform X2 — MVLHGTGLTLTGCGGWSGAETVGRAHQASKPRPFAGNHPAGKADPMAVRDRGGGCPKQGWSPARLRGHRAPTFPQTWPGHPAQQSPPRTAGLCWDLSWLEATREPSPVAPQRCPEALRPGSPGLMEPPREGGGGVPEMAAALRAAKRALRAELRQRLRALGTAEKQRQSRLLSRKVIGHSRYQESKRIAIFLSMPDEIQTEEIIKDIFKQGKECFIPRYKPDSNHMDMLKLSSAEDISSLTLTSWNILQPSDDDSAREEALAGEEAPSLSLCLCTHNLDNLEDRRGRLYLVLTCVQ; from the exons ATGGTTCTGCATGGCACAGGGCTCACCCTGACAGGCTGTGGTGGCTGGTCTGGAGCAGAGACAGTGGGCAGAGCACACCAGGCCTCCAAGCCACGACCTTTCGCTGGGAATCACCCTGCAGGGAAGGCTGACCCCATGGCAGTGAGGGACAGAGGAGGTGGCTGCCCCAAGCAGGGATGGAGCCCTGCCAGGCTGCGTGGCCACCGGGCACCTACCTTCCCCCAGACCTGGCCAGGGCACCCTGCCCAACAATCCCCTCCCCGGACagcggggctgtgctgggacctCAGCTGGCTGGAAGCCACCCGAGAACCCAGTCCAGTAGCTCCACAACGCTGCCCCGAAGCGCTGCGGcccggctccccggggctcATGGAGCCGCCgcgggagggcggcggcggcgtccCCGAAAtggcggcggcgctgcgggcCGCCAAGCGGGCGCTGCGAGCGGAGCTGCGGCAGCGGCTGCGGGCGCTGGGCACGGCGGAGAAGCAGCGGCAATCCCGCCTGCTGAGCCGCAAG GTGATTGGGCATTCAAGGTACCAAGAATCCAAAAGAATTGCAATCTTTCTGAGCATGCCAGATGAAATCCAGACAGAAGAAATCATTAAGGACATTTTTAAGCAAGGCAAGGAGTGTTTCATCCCACGTTACAAACCTGACAGCAATCACATGGACATGCTAAAGTTATCATCAGCTGAAGACATTTCTTCACTTACTTTGACATCCTGGAATATTCTTCAGCCTAGTGACGATGACAGTGCAAGAGAGGAAGCTCTTGCTGGTG aagaggcaCCAAGCTTGTCTCTGTGCCTTTGCACACATAATCTGGATAATCTGGAGGACAGGAGAGGACGCCTTTACCTGGTGCTCACCTGTGTACAGTGA
- the MTHFS gene encoding 5-formyltetrahydrofolate cyclo-ligase isoform X3 → MVLHGTGLTLTGCGGWSGAETVGRAHQASKPRPFAGNHPAGKADPMAVRDRGGGCPKQGWSPARLRGHRAPTFPQTWPGHPAQQSPPRTAGLCWDLSWLEATREPSPVAPQRCPEALRPGSPGLMEPPREGGGGVPEMAAALRAAKRALRAELRQRLRALGTAEKQRQSRLLSRKVIGHSRYQESKRIAIFLSMPDEIQTEEIIKDIFKQGKECFIPRYKPDSNHMDMLKLSSAEDISSLTLTSWNILQPSDDDSAREEALAGESILAAF, encoded by the exons ATGGTTCTGCATGGCACAGGGCTCACCCTGACAGGCTGTGGTGGCTGGTCTGGAGCAGAGACAGTGGGCAGAGCACACCAGGCCTCCAAGCCACGACCTTTCGCTGGGAATCACCCTGCAGGGAAGGCTGACCCCATGGCAGTGAGGGACAGAGGAGGTGGCTGCCCCAAGCAGGGATGGAGCCCTGCCAGGCTGCGTGGCCACCGGGCACCTACCTTCCCCCAGACCTGGCCAGGGCACCCTGCCCAACAATCCCCTCCCCGGACagcggggctgtgctgggacctCAGCTGGCTGGAAGCCACCCGAGAACCCAGTCCAGTAGCTCCACAACGCTGCCCCGAAGCGCTGCGGcccggctccccggggctcATGGAGCCGCCgcgggagggcggcggcggcgtccCCGAAAtggcggcggcgctgcgggcCGCCAAGCGGGCGCTGCGAGCGGAGCTGCGGCAGCGGCTGCGGGCGCTGGGCACGGCGGAGAAGCAGCGGCAATCCCGCCTGCTGAGCCGCAAG GTGATTGGGCATTCAAGGTACCAAGAATCCAAAAGAATTGCAATCTTTCTGAGCATGCCAGATGAAATCCAGACAGAAGAAATCATTAAGGACATTTTTAAGCAAGGCAAGGAGTGTTTCATCCCACGTTACAAACCTGACAGCAATCACATGGACATGCTAAAGTTATCATCAGCTGAAGACATTTCTTCACTTACTTTGACATCCTGGAATATTCTTCAGCCTAGTGACGATGACAGTGCAAGAGAGGAAGCTCTTGCTGGTG